A genomic stretch from Sporocytophaga myxococcoides DSM 11118 includes:
- a CDS encoding UDP-N-acetylmuramoyl-tripeptide--D-alanyl-D-alanine ligase has translation MEINQIYQKYKETRSVSTDTRKIEKDCMFFALKGPNFNGNTFAEEALKQGAKYAVIDEAQFKKDDRFILVEDVLAALQQLANFHRKQLAIPIVAITGSNGKTTTKELVNAVLAKKYKTYATRGNLNNHIGIPLTLLAMDETIELGIVEMGANHQKEIEGYCKIAEPDFGLITNIGKAHLEGFGGEEGVKKGKGELYDYLLGSGKNIFLNTNDEILKSISKFSAPVTYPNKGNFYECSFIDASPFIRFKTEDGTVVNTQLLGAYNFPNIAGALCIGKYFKVPAESANEAIASYNPENNRSQVIKKEDLTLILDAYNANPSSMKAAIENFAAMSTANKKVMVLGDMFELGEQSEGEHRNLGKLIGALQFDSVFLCGKMMKYASEELKSAKYFSEKAELEKFVEGNKLKDSTILIKGSRGMGLETLVRLI, from the coding sequence ATGGAAATAAATCAAATTTATCAGAAATATAAAGAAACACGTTCAGTTTCTACAGATACAAGAAAGATTGAAAAGGACTGCATGTTTTTTGCCCTGAAAGGTCCTAATTTTAATGGTAATACTTTTGCTGAAGAAGCCTTGAAACAAGGTGCAAAATATGCAGTAATTGATGAAGCTCAGTTCAAAAAGGATGATAGATTTATCCTTGTAGAAGATGTATTGGCAGCATTGCAGCAGCTGGCAAATTTTCACAGAAAGCAACTTGCCATACCAATCGTTGCGATAACCGGATCGAATGGGAAAACGACAACTAAAGAGCTTGTCAATGCAGTGCTTGCAAAAAAGTATAAAACCTATGCAACAAGAGGCAACCTTAACAATCACATAGGAATCCCTCTGACACTTCTGGCAATGGATGAAACCATAGAATTGGGCATTGTTGAAATGGGGGCAAATCATCAGAAAGAAATTGAAGGGTATTGCAAGATTGCGGAGCCTGATTTTGGTTTGATCACCAATATCGGAAAGGCTCACTTGGAAGGGTTCGGAGGCGAGGAAGGCGTTAAGAAGGGGAAAGGAGAGTTGTACGACTATTTGCTGGGTTCGGGAAAAAATATATTCCTGAACACGAATGATGAGATATTGAAAAGCATTTCAAAGTTTTCAGCTCCTGTAACTTATCCAAATAAAGGTAATTTTTATGAATGCTCATTTATAGACGCTTCACCTTTTATCCGATTCAAAACGGAGGATGGAACAGTTGTAAATACACAACTTTTAGGTGCTTATAACTTCCCTAACATTGCTGGGGCGCTTTGTATAGGTAAGTATTTCAAGGTTCCTGCCGAATCCGCCAATGAGGCTATTGCCTCCTATAATCCTGAAAACAATCGTTCACAGGTAATCAAAAAGGAAGATCTTACGCTTATATTGGATGCCTACAATGCTAATCCTTCAAGTATGAAGGCAGCTATAGAAAACTTTGCGGCCATGTCTACTGCCAATAAGAAGGTTATGGTATTGGGAGATATGTTTGAACTAGGAGAGCAAAGTGAAGGGGAGCATAGAAACCTTGGTAAGCTAATAGGGGCCCTTCAATTTGACTCTGTATTCCTTTGCGGAAAGATGATGAAGTATGCTTCTGAAGAATTGAAGTCAGCAAAATATTTTTCTGAAAAAGCTGAACTGGAGAAGTTTGTAGAAGGAAATAAACTAAAGGATTCTACTATACTTATCAAAGGGTCAAGAGGTATGGGGCTTGAAACATTAGTCAGACTCATTTGA
- a CDS encoding (2Fe-2S) ferredoxin domain-containing protein: MKYKKHIFICTNQKEEGKKCCGEKRGMELVEEFKKLVKDNKLNSEVRAQRAGCFDVCAFGPAVVVYPEGIFYGNVQPEDVKEIFDEHIVNDRPVERLKLNF, encoded by the coding sequence ATGAAATATAAAAAACATATATTTATTTGTACTAACCAGAAAGAAGAAGGAAAAAAATGCTGCGGCGAAAAACGTGGTATGGAACTGGTTGAAGAGTTCAAAAAACTTGTAAAGGACAACAAACTCAACTCTGAAGTAAGAGCTCAAAGAGCCGGATGTTTTGACGTTTGCGCTTTCGGTCCTGCAGTTGTGGTCTACCCTGAAGGTATATTTTATGGCAACGTTCAGCCTGAAGATGTTAAAGAAATATTTGACGAGCATATCGTAAACGACAGACCTGTTGAGCGCCTTAAGCTAAACTTCTAA
- a CDS encoding amidohydrolase, which produces MQDLKITLVQTPLFWKNSGANLAMLEEKLWQMKEQSDLIILPEMFTTGFSMDAAELAEPMNLTAFKWMKQMAAQKKAVITGSVIIKEGDKFHNRLIWMEPDGSFDAYDKRHLFRMAGEDKVYTAGIKKLIKEIKGWKICPLVCYDLRFPVFSRNRQNEYDLLIYVANWPAARNVAWKTLLRARAIENISYVAGVNRIGTDGKDLEYSGDSAVIGPVGEYIEELNDREELKTITLSAEHLNAFRQKFPAHLDADSFELEL; this is translated from the coding sequence ATGCAGGATCTGAAGATAACTCTGGTTCAAACACCTCTTTTCTGGAAAAATAGTGGGGCTAACCTTGCCATGCTTGAAGAGAAGCTCTGGCAGATGAAAGAGCAATCTGATCTTATTATCCTTCCGGAAATGTTTACTACAGGTTTTTCGATGGATGCGGCTGAACTTGCCGAACCCATGAACCTGACTGCTTTTAAATGGATGAAGCAGATGGCTGCGCAAAAGAAAGCTGTCATTACTGGAAGTGTTATAATCAAGGAGGGGGATAAATTTCATAATCGTCTGATTTGGATGGAGCCAGACGGAAGTTTTGATGCATATGACAAAAGGCATCTCTTCAGAATGGCTGGTGAAGACAAGGTGTACACGGCTGGAATTAAAAAACTCATTAAAGAAATAAAAGGCTGGAAAATTTGTCCTTTAGTCTGTTATGATCTTAGATTTCCAGTATTTAGCAGAAACCGTCAAAATGAATATGATCTTCTGATATATGTAGCAAACTGGCCTGCTGCAAGAAATGTAGCATGGAAAACTCTTTTAAGGGCAAGGGCTATCGAAAATATATCTTATGTGGCTGGAGTAAACAGGATAGGGACTGATGGAAAAGATTTGGAGTATTCAGGAGATAGTGCAGTGATTGGTCCTGTTGGTGAATATATTGAAGAGCTTAATGATCGTGAAGAGCTTAAAACAATAACATTAAGCGCAGAGCATTTAAATGCATTCCGGCAAAAATTCCCTGCTCATCTGGATGCCGATTCATTTGAGCTTGAGCTTTGA
- a CDS encoding methionine aminotransferase: MITKSTGSKLPDIGTTIFTIMSQMARDYNAINLAQGFPDFKCSNDLVDLVTFYMKKGFNQYAPMTGVQVLREKIAVKSKELYGASVDPDKEVTLTCGATEACYTAITSIVKPGDEVIIFEPAFDCYIPAIQLSGGKPVFIELQYPDYKIDWDLVRKKITEKTSLIIINSPHNPTGAIISKQDIDALTELVRDTDITILSDEVYEHIIFDRAEHHSFLKYPELRERSFVISSFGKTYHTTGWRMGYCIAPEHLSTEFRKVHQYNTFSVPTPMQYALADFLEKKEEYLGLPDFYQRKRDLFLNLMSRSRFKGIPSSGTYFQLMNFGDIANESDVDFAARLTRESGVACIPISVFYHTKKDDSIIRFCFAKEDETLENAARKLCRI, from the coding sequence ATGATTACAAAAAGTACGGGATCCAAGCTGCCTGACATCGGTACGACAATCTTTACGATTATGTCACAGATGGCCAGAGATTATAATGCTATTAATCTTGCACAGGGTTTTCCGGATTTTAAATGTTCAAACGACCTGGTCGACTTGGTTACCTTTTATATGAAAAAAGGCTTTAATCAGTATGCTCCAATGACCGGTGTTCAGGTTTTAAGAGAAAAAATAGCTGTTAAGTCAAAAGAGTTGTATGGAGCTTCAGTTGATCCTGATAAAGAAGTCACTCTTACCTGTGGTGCCACAGAGGCTTGTTATACCGCTATTACATCGATCGTAAAACCAGGTGATGAAGTAATCATTTTTGAACCAGCGTTTGATTGTTATATCCCTGCCATCCAGCTTTCCGGTGGCAAGCCTGTATTTATTGAATTGCAATATCCTGACTATAAAATAGACTGGGATCTGGTAAGAAAAAAGATCACTGAAAAAACCTCTCTGATTATAATAAATTCCCCCCACAATCCTACGGGGGCAATAATATCAAAACAAGATATTGACGCTTTAACCGAGCTCGTCAGAGATACAGATATCACTATACTAAGCGATGAGGTATATGAGCATATCATATTTGACAGAGCTGAGCATCATAGCTTTTTGAAATATCCTGAGTTGAGAGAAAGAAGCTTTGTGATCAGTTCTTTTGGTAAGACTTATCACACCACCGGTTGGAGAATGGGATATTGTATCGCCCCAGAGCATCTTTCAACTGAATTCAGAAAAGTCCATCAGTACAATACGTTCAGTGTACCTACTCCCATGCAGTATGCCCTTGCTGATTTCCTGGAGAAAAAAGAAGAGTATCTTGGATTGCCTGATTTTTATCAAAGAAAGAGAGATTTGTTTCTGAATCTTATGAGTAGGTCCAGGTTTAAAGGAATACCATCTTCAGGAACATATTTTCAATTGATGAATTTCGGAGATATTGCCAATGAGTCTGATGTTGATTTCGCTGCAAGGCTCACAAGAGAATCAGGAGTTGCCTGCATACCGATTTCCGTTTTTTATCACACCAAAAAAGATGACAGCATTATAAGGTTTTGCTTTGCTAAAGAAGATGAAACCCTTGAAAACGCCGCGAGAAAGCTATGCAGGATCTGA
- a CDS encoding metalloregulator ArsR/SmtB family transcription factor: MIRLKHFDLKIGAEIFKAFSDESRIRIMNLIFRNKEMCISDLELILDFTQTKTSRQLSTLKNSGVLRYKKVDQWAYYFINETYYEIIAQLFTFLEKDPLLLKDQEEYRTLYSNNELAVRKLHNKLKIYHLPEL, from the coding sequence ATGATTCGTCTTAAACATTTTGATCTCAAAATCGGCGCTGAAATTTTCAAAGCCTTCAGCGACGAATCCAGAATCCGGATCATGAACCTCATATTCAGGAATAAAGAAATGTGCATTTCAGATCTGGAACTCATTCTTGATTTTACTCAGACCAAGACCAGCCGTCAATTAAGCACCCTTAAGAATTCCGGAGTGCTGAGATACAAGAAGGTAGACCAGTGGGCATATTATTTCATCAATGAAACATATTATGAAATAATTGCTCAGTTATTTACTTTCCTTGAAAAAGACCCATTATTACTTAAAGATCAGGAGGAATACAGAACGCTGTACTCCAACAACGAACTTGCAGTCAGGAAATTACACAACAAGCTAAAAATATATCACCTGCCTGAACTTTAG
- a CDS encoding YjjG family noncanonical pyrimidine nucleotidase, with product MNHLKHIFFDLDHTLWDFDKNCFETLRELYELHQMHSFNSFSCNDFFEVYTEINESLWKDYNAGTITKEIIRDKRFILTFNKLGLSEKFVPEKINEQFLSICPAKGNVFPFALEVLEYLKNKYQLHIITNGFKETQHIKLETSGLSKYFPIVINSEICGFKKPDVKIFDYAFKVTSATNSDSIMIGDDWDADITGAMNAGMPYIWFNPKQRSNSFVPENEITCLSELYKVL from the coding sequence ATGAATCACCTGAAACACATTTTTTTCGATCTGGACCACACCCTATGGGATTTCGATAAAAATTGTTTTGAAACATTAAGGGAGTTGTATGAGCTGCATCAAATGCATTCATTCAACTCCTTCTCCTGTAATGATTTCTTTGAAGTCTATACGGAGATCAATGAATCTCTCTGGAAAGACTACAATGCTGGCACTATAACCAAGGAGATCATCAGGGATAAAAGATTTATTCTGACCTTTAACAAATTAGGACTTTCGGAGAAATTTGTCCCTGAAAAAATCAATGAACAGTTTCTTTCCATTTGTCCAGCCAAGGGAAATGTTTTTCCATTTGCCCTTGAAGTACTTGAATATCTTAAAAATAAATATCAGCTACATATCATCACCAACGGTTTCAAGGAGACGCAGCACATAAAGCTGGAAACCTCCGGGCTTAGCAAATATTTCCCGATTGTCATTAATTCAGAAATCTGCGGATTTAAAAAACCTGACGTGAAGATATTTGATTATGCATTTAAAGTAACCAGTGCAACCAATAGCGACAGCATCATGATCGGTGACGATTGGGATGCTGATATAACAGGTGCAATGAATGCAGGGATGCCTTATATTTGGTTTAATCCCAAGCAAAGAAGCAATTCTTTTGTACCTGAAAACGAAATTACCTGCCTGAGCGAACTTTATAAAGTTTTATAA
- the pruA gene encoding L-glutamate gamma-semialdehyde dehydrogenase codes for METFDLENYIAINESTCDYEPGSPERARLIEAIKDARSKVLDIPMIIGGKAFKTDTKKKITPPHDHQHTLGYFYEGSSDHVNKAIKSAMTAKESWAMKSPEDRAQIFLKAADLVSGPYRAKLNAATMLGQSKNVYQAEIDSACEMIDFLRFNVTFMQDIYKVQPFSPEGVKNHIEYRPLEGFVFALTPFNFTAIAGNLPAAPALMGNTVVWKPAFTQIYSANILMEIFREAGLPDGVINMIFVDGPVAGEVIFSHPDFGGIHFTGSTKVFQTIWKTIGENIGRYKSYPRIVGETGGKDFVIAHSSCNIKALSTALVRGAFEYQGQKCSAASRAYIPAELWPEVKDLMAKDLAEIKTGPVEDFTNLINAVIDEKAFDKITSYITKAKKSEEAEVLFGGTFDKSKGYFIQPTVILAKNPKYVTMCEEIFGPVLTIYLYEGSKFEAILGTANTTSPYALTGAVFAEDNNAINLAKKVLYNAAGNFYINDKPTGAVVNQQPFGGARASGTNDKAGSMLNLVRWVSPRVIKENFNPPTDYRYPFMEEK; via the coding sequence ATGGAAACCTTTGATCTTGAAAACTACATTGCTATTAATGAAAGTACCTGTGACTATGAGCCCGGCTCTCCGGAACGAGCACGATTAATAGAGGCAATAAAAGATGCAAGGTCCAAGGTATTGGATATACCGATGATCATCGGAGGCAAGGCTTTTAAAACCGACACTAAGAAGAAAATTACGCCTCCGCATGATCACCAACATACGCTTGGTTATTTTTATGAGGGATCAAGTGATCATGTCAACAAGGCTATAAAATCTGCCATGACAGCAAAGGAAAGCTGGGCAATGAAATCTCCGGAAGATCGTGCTCAGATATTCCTGAAAGCTGCGGACTTAGTCTCCGGTCCATATAGGGCAAAGCTAAATGCGGCTACCATGTTGGGCCAATCCAAAAATGTCTATCAGGCAGAGATTGATTCTGCCTGCGAAATGATTGACTTTTTGCGATTTAATGTAACGTTCATGCAGGATATTTATAAGGTCCAGCCTTTTTCTCCTGAGGGTGTAAAAAATCATATTGAATACAGACCACTAGAGGGTTTTGTATTCGCGCTTACGCCTTTCAACTTTACAGCAATAGCCGGAAACCTTCCAGCAGCACCAGCTCTGATGGGAAATACTGTAGTGTGGAAACCTGCCTTTACTCAAATATATTCTGCAAATATCCTTATGGAAATCTTCAGGGAAGCCGGTCTTCCTGATGGGGTCATTAACATGATCTTTGTAGATGGTCCCGTAGCAGGAGAAGTAATATTTTCACATCCTGATTTCGGAGGTATTCATTTTACAGGCAGTACAAAGGTATTTCAGACTATATGGAAAACAATAGGAGAAAATATCGGAAGATATAAATCTTACCCTAGAATAGTTGGTGAAACCGGTGGAAAGGATTTTGTAATCGCACATTCTTCCTGCAATATAAAGGCGCTATCTACAGCACTTGTAAGAGGAGCATTTGAATACCAGGGGCAAAAATGTTCTGCAGCATCCAGAGCATATATTCCGGCGGAACTTTGGCCAGAGGTAAAAGATCTTATGGCAAAAGACCTGGCAGAAATAAAGACAGGACCTGTTGAAGACTTCACCAATCTTATCAATGCAGTGATTGATGAAAAGGCTTTTGACAAAATTACTTCATATATAACAAAGGCAAAGAAGAGTGAGGAAGCGGAAGTTCTCTTTGGCGGAACGTTCGACAAGTCGAAAGGATATTTTATACAGCCAACGGTAATCCTCGCGAAAAACCCAAAATATGTAACCATGTGTGAAGAGATCTTCGGACCTGTGCTTACTATTTATCTTTATGAAGGCAGCAAGTTTGAGGCTATACTGGGAACCGCTAATACAACATCTCCCTATGCCCTTACAGGGGCGGTGTTTGCTGAAGACAATAATGCAATTAACCTTGCGAAAAAAGTGCTTTATAATGCTGCGGGTAATTTTTACATTAATGACAAACCAACAGGAGCTGTAGTAAACCAACAGCCCTTTGGAGGCGCAAGGGCTTCTGGTACCAACGACAAAGCTGGTTCTATGCTGAATCTTGTAAGATGGGTTTCCCCGAGAGTGATAAAGGAAAATTTTAATCCACCGACAGATTACAGGTATCCTTTTATGGAAGAGAAATAA
- a CDS encoding ATP-binding protein: MDAKKFKSSIRTKILLGFGSAVIVALIAGITVFQSFKDLTYSLNFLSKPDTKIIKLNDILADLSGIENNIRAYSVTKDSTYLDHYSNYCKEVENDLDSLKNLSQALSVEEADLNNMTFLWEEKKKHHQKLIKLFEKKPEASIPASLLRKLYANPDSPQYIVTKKIVTTKIIQQAAPTEDSAEKDLELKENDAGKKSLLNSVKKIFRRKVKEDTLPVIAQTPTVFRETNTIIDTIKNEKEPALQKKETVVQIISHLKNEDLKSQQLLAQNESEIIENDNLLIEKIREIIINLKNKEQKRTDANITKAKGVVKESLIKIFSLGIIGIASILIFSLMIMGDVKRSNFHKNQLMDAKTQAEDLARTKELFLATMSHEIRTPLNSILGFTEQLSQTNLLNRQKYFLQAINNSTSHLLLLVNDILDISRIESGKIEFEKTVFNLKDIIENVYDSFFLKAAEKELLFSFNDENINYPFLNGDPLRLKQIIYNLVSNALKFTEEGKVQLHCSALALENNKCRVSIVVTDTGIGISPDKIHSIFESFNQGDSSITRKFGGSGLGLAICKKLVEMQGGEIRVKSVLGSGSEFHFFIDYEISAEEYIQVTKPKFTAFGSFKDLKILIAEDDEFNLLLFHTIISKWNMKAKLVSNGEEAFSAALQEPFDIIITDVHMPGMSGFDLVKKLKNHKDLKKIPVIATTANVVKDALQKAQSSFDAVVLKPFKEDELAEAIYQFVPHSDKENILSKEEELTTNQENILEDFIKFSDGDIQALSVMIDTFIQSASSQIENLEGYSKDKDWGKIKFAAHKMIPGFGHLKNQELTELLKELENYLELKERPDEVLVEEMVNKINYKGKIQIDNLLREKAKITQS, from the coding sequence ATGGATGCCAAAAAATTCAAATCATCCATTCGCACTAAAATTCTTTTAGGATTCGGATCCGCAGTTATAGTAGCGTTAATTGCAGGAATCACCGTATTTCAGTCTTTTAAAGACCTTACATATTCTCTTAACTTTTTATCAAAGCCTGACACTAAGATCATAAAGCTTAATGATATTCTGGCGGACCTTTCCGGTATAGAAAACAATATCAGAGCTTACTCTGTAACAAAAGACAGTACTTATCTTGATCACTATTCCAATTATTGTAAAGAAGTTGAAAATGATCTGGACTCTCTAAAAAACCTCAGTCAAGCTCTAAGTGTAGAAGAGGCGGATCTTAACAACATGACTTTTTTATGGGAAGAGAAAAAGAAGCATCATCAGAAATTAATAAAGCTTTTTGAAAAAAAACCTGAAGCCAGCATACCAGCCAGTCTTCTTCGTAAACTATATGCTAATCCTGACAGTCCTCAATATATAGTTACAAAGAAAATAGTTACTACTAAAATCATTCAGCAGGCGGCACCAACTGAAGATTCAGCAGAAAAGGATCTGGAATTAAAAGAGAATGATGCCGGTAAAAAATCTTTATTGAATTCTGTAAAAAAAATTTTCCGAAGAAAAGTAAAAGAAGATACGCTTCCTGTAATCGCACAAACTCCTACTGTATTTCGAGAAACCAATACTATTATAGATACTATAAAAAATGAAAAGGAGCCTGCGCTTCAAAAAAAAGAGACAGTAGTACAAATAATTTCTCACCTCAAAAATGAAGATTTAAAATCTCAGCAACTACTTGCTCAAAATGAATCAGAAATTATTGAAAATGACAATCTCCTCATAGAAAAAATTCGTGAAATCATCATAAACCTAAAAAACAAAGAGCAGAAAAGGACTGACGCAAATATTACCAAGGCAAAAGGAGTAGTAAAAGAATCTTTGATAAAGATATTTTCATTGGGCATCATAGGAATAGCCTCCATCTTGATTTTCAGCTTAATGATTATGGGTGATGTTAAAAGAAGTAATTTTCACAAGAATCAACTTATGGATGCAAAAACACAGGCAGAAGATCTTGCCCGGACAAAAGAACTTTTCCTTGCAACCATGAGCCATGAAATCAGAACACCTCTGAACTCTATTCTGGGTTTTACAGAACAGCTTTCACAAACTAACTTACTTAACAGACAGAAATATTTTCTGCAAGCAATCAACAATTCCACTTCGCACCTTTTGTTGCTGGTGAATGATATACTTGATATTTCAAGAATAGAATCTGGGAAGATAGAGTTTGAAAAAACGGTTTTCAATCTAAAAGATATCATTGAAAACGTTTATGATTCTTTCTTCTTAAAAGCTGCAGAGAAAGAGCTTTTATTTTCCTTTAATGATGAAAATATCAACTACCCATTTCTCAATGGTGATCCGTTAAGATTGAAACAAATAATTTACAATCTGGTAAGCAATGCACTTAAGTTTACAGAAGAAGGCAAGGTTCAGCTTCATTGCTCAGCTTTGGCACTGGAAAATAATAAGTGCAGAGTAAGCATAGTTGTTACTGATACCGGTATTGGAATATCTCCTGACAAGATACATTCAATCTTTGAATCATTTAATCAAGGCGATTCAAGCATTACGAGGAAATTCGGAGGATCGGGCTTGGGACTTGCTATTTGCAAAAAATTAGTGGAAATGCAGGGAGGAGAAATAAGAGTTAAAAGCGTGCTGGGTTCAGGGTCCGAATTTCATTTCTTTATTGATTATGAAATTTCCGCAGAAGAGTACATCCAGGTTACAAAGCCAAAGTTTACTGCCTTTGGTAGCTTTAAGGATCTGAAGATACTGATTGCTGAAGATGATGAGTTTAACTTATTGCTCTTTCATACCATTATTTCAAAATGGAATATGAAAGCCAAACTTGTGTCCAATGGGGAAGAAGCCTTCTCCGCAGCGCTGCAGGAACCATTTGACATCATCATTACAGATGTGCATATGCCTGGTATGAGCGGTTTTGATCTTGTCAAAAAATTAAAGAATCATAAAGACCTCAAAAAAATTCCTGTTATTGCCACCACTGCCAATGTAGTAAAGGATGCACTTCAGAAAGCCCAAAGCAGTTTTGATGCAGTTGTTCTTAAACCATTCAAAGAGGATGAGCTGGCTGAGGCAATTTATCAGTTTGTTCCGCACTCAGATAAGGAAAACATTTTATCTAAAGAAGAGGAATTAACAACCAATCAGGAAAACATTCTTGAGGATTTTATTAAGTTTTCTGACGGAGACATACAAGCCCTTTCTGTAATGATAGATACCTTCATTCAATCGGCCTCTTCACAAATAGAAAATCTTGAAGGATACTCAAAAGATAAAGATTGGGGGAAAATAAAATTTGCTGCTCACAAAATGATTCCTGGCTTTGGCCACTTGAAAAATCAGGAACTTACAGAGCTTTTGAAAGAACTTGAAAACTACCTTGAACTAAAAGAGCGCCCGGATGAAGTTTTGGTAGAGGAAATGGTTAATAAAATTAATTATAAAGGGAAAATACAGATAGATAATCTACTCAGAGAAAAAGCAAAAATAACCCAATCTTAA
- a CDS encoding RrF2 family transcriptional regulator, which produces MLSKKTRYAIKALTKLAKEFQKGPILISDISKTERIPQKFLEAILLELKNAGILNSKKGKGGGYYLIKKPEEVDLANIIRLFDGAIALLPCVSIKYYERCDECVDETLCGFRDIIREVRDNTLKILKESTLQDIIQREDSLKA; this is translated from the coding sequence ATGCTATCCAAAAAGACAAGGTACGCTATCAAGGCCCTCACCAAACTAGCAAAAGAGTTCCAGAAAGGACCAATTCTTATTAGTGACATTTCCAAAACTGAACGTATTCCTCAGAAATTTCTGGAGGCTATACTTTTAGAGCTCAAAAATGCTGGCATTTTAAATAGCAAAAAAGGAAAAGGTGGTGGCTATTATTTGATAAAAAAGCCAGAAGAAGTAGATCTTGCCAATATTATCCGTTTGTTTGACGGAGCCATTGCACTCCTTCCTTGTGTCAGCATTAAATATTACGAAAGATGTGATGAGTGTGTTGATGAAACTTTATGTGGATTCAGAGATATTATCAGAGAAGTAAGGGATAACACTTTAAAAATTTTAAAAGAAAGTACCTTACAAGACATTATCCAAAGAGAAGACAGTTTAAAAGCTTAA
- the def gene encoding peptide deformylase, with the protein MIYPIVAYGDPVLKKRAVDFEKGTDLKQLVADMFETMYNANGVGLAGPQIGLNQRIFVVDGSPMEEGLDDFKKAFINPEIIEETGEDWPYDEGCLSIPGVRSEVFRPFQLTIRYFDENWVEREETYEGIRARIIQHEYDHIEGVLFVDHLSSIKKRLMKNKLTNISKGIVDVSYKMKFPVKK; encoded by the coding sequence ATGATATACCCTATAGTAGCTTACGGTGACCCGGTATTGAAGAAGCGGGCTGTTGATTTTGAAAAAGGAACTGATTTGAAGCAATTAGTTGCTGATATGTTTGAGACTATGTACAACGCTAATGGAGTTGGGTTGGCTGGTCCGCAAATTGGGCTTAATCAAAGAATATTTGTAGTTGACGGAAGTCCGATGGAAGAAGGGTTGGATGATTTCAAAAAAGCTTTTATAAATCCAGAAATTATAGAGGAAACCGGTGAAGATTGGCCATATGATGAGGGCTGCCTGAGTATTCCAGGGGTCAGGTCTGAGGTCTTCAGACCATTTCAGTTAACTATCCGCTATTTTGATGAAAACTGGGTGGAGCGTGAAGAAACTTACGAGGGCATCAGGGCTAGAATAATCCAACATGAATATGATCACATAGAAGGTGTTCTGTTTGTTGATCATCTTTCTTCTATTAAAAAGAGACTCATGAAAAATAAACTTACTAATATTAGTAAGGGGATTGTGGATGTTTCCTATAAAATGAAGTTTCCAGTTAAAAAATAA